From a single Lolium rigidum isolate FL_2022 chromosome 7, APGP_CSIRO_Lrig_0.1, whole genome shotgun sequence genomic region:
- the LOC124673158 gene encoding uncharacterized protein LOC124673158, with protein MPATSAGVEPPGSGPRRSERARRRRLPPDETPPRPAATAAPGPSPPPSRRRRDASPSRRSVRAREKEDLQPPVVVLNDAEVNHQKEAEDRNKQGTEIVLAEVPEEVDENAEALKEAPFWFPDGWIIHVRHDDDGSTYRYYTSPVSEYTFSTDTEALNYLFSEMDEHMLESHACTEDNELHNMNAWLPDSWVIEVRAGGKMMDKMYKFFVHLPTGMRFFSKEDVLRYVNEGAISGCDVKGLCDTTSEDNILAQVEFNPDGLPKGWVKEMIFRKCNDGIKKHPYYTDPVSHLVFRTLKSVMSYLETGEISKHACVPRRSVTDIYSFDRCTDLPRKMLKRLKVQGKRKEKSMNSLVFEKKSPDDQKSNRSQAGTSASMIPVSEPKEKEANTMEAKCKEPISSETTKRPRGRPRKIPKQTNETDSGCAKSSDKETSHIAVKKEFDTGTGEQLSKEKALRYNQMDNTAMVTLEVDNQNGLVRSPSPKSRCRPGRATDLDMHEHENGNSSEARAKSTSSTVPKVYMRRNSNQIPAFKNENSAIEDHF; from the exons ATGCCTGCCACCTCCGCTGGTGTCGAGCCTCCAGGCTCGGGCCCTCGCCGCTCCGAGCGGgcacgtcgccgtcgcctgccGCCGGACGAGACGCCCCCCAGACCAGCCGCCACCGCTGCTCCTGGCCCCTCTCCCCCGCCTTCTCGGCGCCGGCGCGACGCTTCGCCCTCCCGCCGGTCCGTCCGCGCCAG AGAGAAGGAGGACTTGCAGCCACCGGTGGTGGTCTTGAATGATGCTGAGGTGAACCATCAAAAGGAGGCAGAAGACCGGAATAAACAGGGGACGGAGATTGTGCTGGCAGAGGTACCAGAGGAGGTTGATGAAAATGCAGAGGCTTTGAAGGAGGCGCCGTTCTGGTTTCCCGATGGTTGGATCATACATGTTCGCCACGATGATGATGGGTCGACATACCGG TACTACACTTCCCCAGTGTCAGAATACACATTCTCGACGGATACGGAGGCACTAAATTATCTATTCTCAGAGATGGACGAGCACATGTTGGAGTCGCACGCATGCACTGAGGATAACGAGCTTCAT AATATGAATGCATGGCTTCCGGACAGTTGGGTGATTGAGGTCAGAGCTGGGGGGAAGATGATGGACAAAATGTACAAG TTTTTTGTTCATCTGCCTACTGGAATGAGATTCTTCTCAAAAGAAGACGTACTGCGTTATGTGAATGAGGGGGCGATTTCTGGATGTGATGTGAAGGGACTGTGTGACACAACCTCCGAAGATAAT ATACTTGCACAGGTTGAGTTCAATCCAGATGGGCTACCTAAAGGATGGGTGAAAGAAATGATATTTAGGAAATGCAATGATGGAATTAAAAAACACCCG TACTATACTGATCCTGTCAGTCATCTTGTATTCCGCACGCTGAAATCTGTAATGAGCTACCTTGAGACAGGAGAAATAAGCAAACATGCCTGTGTTCCAAGGAGAAGTGTAACAGACATATACTCTTTCGACAGATGTACGGATCTG CCTCGAAAAATGCTGAAAAGATTGAAAGTACAagggaagaggaaggaaaaatccATGAATTCATTGGTCTTTGAAAAGAAATCACCTGATGACCAGAAATCAAATCGCT CTCAAGCTGGCACCTCTGCTAGCATGATTCCTGTGTCTGAACCAAAAGAAAAGGAGGCCAATACCATGGAAGCTAAATGCAAGGAACCAATTAGTTCAGAGACTACCAAGCGACCAAGAGGGAGGCCACGGAAAATACCGAAGCAAACGAATGAAACAGATTCAGGTTGCGCCAAGAGTTCAGATAAGGAGACATCACATATTGCGGTGAAAAAGGAATTCGATACTGGAACTGGAGAACAACTGTCTAAGGAAAAGGCATTGAGGTATAATCAGATGGACAATACCGCTATGGTAACCCTGGAAGTGGACAACCAGAACGGCCTTGTGAGGAGCCCTTCACCGAAGAGTAGGTGCAGGCCAGGTAGGGCGACTGACCTAGATATGCATGAGCATGAAAATGGCAATTCGTCTGAAGCTAGAGCAAAGTCAACATCCTCTACAGTTCCGAAGGTTTACATGAGGAGAAATAGCAACCAGATACCAGCCTTCAAAAACGAAAATAGTGCAATCGAAGATCACTTTTAA